The Bremerella cremea sequence CAAGTCAGCGGACCAGCCGCAGGCTTGTTTGTGATTGTCGCAGACATTTTAGCCCAACAGAAAGCGAAGTTCCTTGGCTTCTATTCCGGCCCTGAAGCAGGCGCGGAAGCCGCCGCACTTACCTACGCTTTAGCGGCACTCGGCTTTGCCGTCCTGCTGGCAGGCGTCATTCAGATCATCGCGGGTCGGCTGATGATTGGACGTTGGTTTCAAGCCGTCTCGCCGGCAGTTATCAACGGGATGCTCGCAGGCATCGGGGTTCTGATTATGGTTAGTCAGTTCCACGTTATGCTGGACCATGAAGCCCTCTGGCATGGACACAAAGCCCACGGAGGCCTCGAGTACATGGCCACGATCCCTGAAGCGATCTGGAAATGTTTTACCCCTGAAGAAGCCGGACACGTCCATCATTTGGCTGCCGCGATTGGCATTGTGACAATCGCCACCATGTTGGTCTGGCAATCTTTGGCTCCTAAGAAATTGCAACTCGTTCCGGCTGCTTTGTTGGGGATTGTGATGGCGACGATCGTCGCGCTCGTTTGGAATTTCCCTCTCAAGCAGTTGAGTGTGCCGCAAAACTTGTTAGATGAAGTATCGTTTCTTAATTCCACGCCAGAGTGGATGGCCATCTTAACGGATAGATCTCTGTATGTTGCCGCGATTGTGATTGCCTTGGTGGCTAGTGCCGAAACCTTGCTCTGTGCCACCGCGATCGACAAGATGAAGCAAGGACATAAAACCAATCACGACAAGGAACTGACTGCCCAAGGAATCGGTAACGTTCTTTGCGGACTTGTCGGGGCCCTGCCAATGACTGGCGTGATCGTCCGTAGTGCTGCAAACGTTAACGCTGGCGGACAAACACGAGGCGCGACCATCTTACATGGTGCCTGGCTGCTGTTGTTCATCGTGCTTTTACCTTCGGTGTTGACCATGGTTCCCAAGGCCGCTTTGGGGGCGTTGCTGGTTTACACCGGTTTCAAACTTCTGAACATCAAACAGATCAAAGAGCTTTACCAAACCAGCTGGTCAGAGTTCGCGATTTATGCCACGACAATTACACTGATTGTCAGCTTCGATCTATTGATTGGGGTTGTGGCAGGTATTGTCCTCTCGGCGATCAAATTGCTTGTGACCTTCACAAGATTTGAGGCCGATCTGCTTGTGAACGAGGAAGAGAAAACAGCCCTCCTTCGACTGAATGGAGCCGCTACGTTCCTGCGTCTGCCAATCTTAACCGCTCGCTTGGAGGAGATCCCGGAAGATGCGGACCTGCATGTGGACTTAACCAATTTGTCCTATGTCGATCACGCTTGCTTCGAGACCTTGATCGATTGGGCGAAACAACACGAGAAGTCAGGCGGGCAATTGACGATCGACTGGAGCCAATTGCACGGCAAGTTCCAGAAGGAAGTCGACATCCGTTCCCTGGAACCTATCCCTGCGTCTCACACGCTGAAACGAGTTAAAAGTGCGAAGGTTGGAGCGGTTGAAACGAGTGCTACCATGTCATAATCGTTATAACCGCAATTCACCGATCGTGTGTCATACCGCATTGTTGTTAAGACTGTGTAAATATCACCGCACTCTGCCTCTACATTTGGGGGCTCGACTCATCGCTTTGGACGTGCTGAGTCGAGTCCTCGTGCGGACCATAAGAGATTTCTGACTCGTACTGACAAATTCGTTAACTCCGCTAGCGATATCTGTGAGGGTTGTATCGCTTGAAGAGTGCGACTCTACCGATTATGCGTTCTCGCATGATTGCTCTTATTCCACCATATTCGGTGGGTTTGCGATTGATTTGGGATCTACTGGTAAGCCTGGAATCGATCTGCGATTCGTAACAGCGTTGACGATTATCGCAATGCAACGGCATTCGTTCTTTTTGCTCAGGATGAGCGTTACCGCTGAAATATGGATATTACGATGAAGACGAGTTGGACCTGCCGCGCTCTTGGCATTTTCCTCGGTGCCCTAGCTCCGGCGATCAGTTACTCGCAAGAGCCATTTTACAATGCGCCGAATGTGGGCTACGGACAGCCCACCTACGAGTACCCAGCCGCCCCCTCACAAGCCACACCCAGCTACTTTGCCGAGGACGATGTTCCACGGCATTTGCCAAGCGTGCATGAGCCGGAGGACACCGTTTCTGCGGCTTCGTACTACAACCTTTTAGAGCGGGTGGAAGCTCTGGAAGCTGACAAAGCGGAAGAAGCTTGCAAGGAAGTCGAAATCCTTTCCAAGCCTACCCAAAAATGGTCGGGCCGTGTTCATTTTGACTACTGGCATTTTCCTAAAGAGTCGGCCCTGCCGAACTACTTAGATACCGGCAATGCGGCGGAAAGCCCGCCTGATTTCATTGGTTTCCGTCGGCTACGATACGGCGTAGCAGGCGATGTCAACGAAACGATGAACTACAAAATTGAAATGGAGTTCGCGTCGCCTGATTCGTTGGCCTTTAAAGACGCTTATCTCGGTTGGACAGAACTGCCTTGGCTGCATACCGTGCTGCTGGGTAATCAAAAACGTCCTTACGGTTTGGATCACTTAAACTCCAGCCGCTACAACGTCTTCATGGAACGCCCGTTTGTGATTGAAGCGTTCAATCAAGATGCTCGTCGTATTGGCTTGCAATCGTATGGTCTTTCCGACAACGAAGCCTGGAACTGGCGTTTCGGTACGTTTGCCATGCAAGACCTCTCGAAGCCTGGTCACCAGTATTCCGATAACTATCAGTCAGAAGTCGCGGGTCGCTTGGCCAATACCATTTGGTACGACGAAACTTCAGGCGGGCGAGGCTACGCTCACTGGGCCGTCGCAGGCTCGGCAGCGTTTCCTAGTGGTGGTGGTGCCGATCGCTTCCGCACACGCCCTGAAGCGAGAACCGATGGCAAATGGTTCGATACCGGCGTTCTCGGTGCGGCAAACTACCAGCTACTTGGTTTGGAAGGGGTGCTGAACGTAGGGTCATTCAGTGTTGTGGGTGAATACCAAACCGTTCATGCGAACCGCACGGCTGCACCGAACACCAACTTTGGTGGCGGCTACGTCTATGCTGCTTACTGGCTGACCGGCGAATACACCCCTTGGGACCGCACCTCTGGCACGTTGGGCCGCACGAAGCCGCTAGAGAACTTCTGGATCGTTAATCGCTGTGACGGTTGCCGGAGCTACGGCTGGGGTGCCTGGCAGATCGCGGCACGCTATTCCTATTGCGACTTCACTGACCAGGATGTCTTCGGTGGTGTCGGCGAAAGTGCCACTTTGGGCGTGAACTGGTGGTGGAATCCGCATGCTCGTATGCAGTTCAACTACATCAATGGTCGCATCTCAGACCGCGTCGTCGCGGGTGCCCCTTCCACCGCAGGTTGGTACGACGCACTCGGTTTGCGGTTCATGGTCGACTTCTAAATCGAAGCCATACCCAGCTTCTCCGACAAAACCAAACTGCTGAGAGCAGCATCGTCTCTTCAAGCAGTCCAACAGTTCCAATACGCATTCAATCAAATAATAAAACGGAGCCATCTCCATGAACCGTTACTTTGCCCTGCTGGGGCTACTCGTGCTGGTCTATGGCAGCGGCTGCTGCCTGACACGCTGCTGTACCAAAACTTGCTGCTCTTCTGACGGCAAAACATGCTCGCCCGAAGTTAAGGAAATCGAAACGGCACACAACTGTTACGCCGACAAATGCAAAGACGTTTGCATCCCGGCTGTCCGTTTTCCTTGGGAAGATTGCTGCGATCCGCTTCGCTGTGGCAAGGTTCGCTCGGTTAAAGTTCTTACCAAGTGGGAATACAAATGCCCAGACAGCGAAGTCAAATGGAACGTTGTCAACTCCGGCTGCGGCCCCAACGGCTGCTATGGTACGGGCGACTGCGGATGCAGTAACCAAAGTGGCGGTGCCTGTGGCGTGATTGCGACGCCCGCACCAACCGAAGCTCCACGACCGATGCCGCCGGTTGTTACTCCGGAAGACCAATCTCCTTCAGACGTTCCTCCAATGCCGCCGATGGTGATCGAGCAAGCCACGTTTTTTGCTCCAGCCATCTAACGAGTCTCCCTCCAACTTAGACTCAGAGGAATTCGCATCGCCCTTGGAGGCTTCCCCAACTCCAAGGGCTTTTTTCGTTCGAAAATAAAGGAAAAGGGTTCCCCAGCGAGCGGTACTAAATACGTCCTGTCCCTTTCTCGGGACCGGCTTGGGTGAGGTCCTCTTCCCAAGCGATCAAACCGAGTAAAATGGCTCGCCATGAGCGAGAACATTATTCAGATCGAGTCCCCGGAAGATCCGCAACTGCTGCGTTATAAGCGGGAGTTTGAACGGAAAAGTCACACGCGTGACGGATACTTTGTGGCGGAAAGCCAGTTTCTGGTGCAGCGGCTTTTAGAGAGCGACTTCCTGATCGAATCGCTCCTGGTCGATGGGATCGAAAAAATCCCTTCCCTTCCACCTCACCGGCTCGGTACGTTTCCGATCTACGTTTTGTCGCGATCCGATATCAAGCAGCTCGTTGGGTATAATTTTCATCGCGGGATCATGGCCTGCGGTCAAAGGCCTCCCCGTCCTTCGATTGATGGTGTTCTGCCCACGGATCGAGCCAACCAGTTGACGGTCCTGGCCGCCTCGAAGATTGGCGACTTCGAAAACCTCGGTTCGATTATTCGTACGGCTTGTGCGTTTGGGGCGGATGCCATCTTGCTTGATGAAGGTTGCGCCGATCCGTTTTCCCGCCGTAGCCTTCGCGTTTCCACAGGGCACGCCTTTAAAATTCCGATTGTCGAATCGACCGATTTCGGCGCAGACTTGGCCAAGCTACAGTCCCTCGGCTTCGAGTCATTCGCCACCGTTCTTTCCACAACGGCCACTCCCTTAGCAGAAGTTACCCGCGCGCCGCGAAGTGTTTTACTAATGGGGAACGAGGGATACGGGCTAGAAGAGAACACGCTCGCCCATTGCAATCACCAGATAACCTTACCGATGCGACGCGGTAGTGACTCGTTGAACGTAGCGATGGCGACCGGGATCTTTCTTTATCACTTCTGCTACTTACAGGGATGCGTTACCAGCGGATGATTTCGCCGGAAACAATTTGCCGCTGCCCCGCCGAGGTTTGCACCAGCAGCGATCCATTCACATCGATTCCATGACATTCGCCAGTCAATTGTTGCGTACCCTGCATGGTTTCAATTTGCCGCCCAGTTAGCAAGCAGTGTTCTCGCCAATAAGCAAGCAGCGATTCCAGGGACGACGCGTTCGCTTCCGAGAGCTTCTGATATCGCAAGAGAAACTCGAGCAGAATCTCTGGCAGGAAATGGCGTTGATGCGTGATGTCGGTCAACGCGATCGCTTTTTGCTGGACGTCTGGCGGAGCATTTTCCAGCGAATTGTTAACGTTCACACCAACCCCAAGACACATCACCGGATTAGCGAGTTCTCGTTTTTCGACCAGAATCCCGCATACCTTCCGCCCGGCTAAGTAGACATCGTTCGGCCATTTCACCTTGAGCAGTTCGGTATCGGCGTACTGCTCTAGCGTCTGACACATGGCCACACCGGCTATCAATGAACTGCGTGGCCAAGCGTGTGGCTCGATCGGTGTATTCGCTTGCGATAACAACGCAGAAAACGTGAGCGCACCATCTCCGGCGAACCAACTTCGTGCCCCCCTGCCCCGCCCTTTGGTTTGCTGGCGGGCCACAAACAAGGCCGGCATGCGATCTTGGTATGCCTCGATATGCTCTAGCGCATAGTCGCTTGTCGAAGGCAACTCTGCGAAGACCTTAACGCAGGCAAAGTTTGCCACGCGTTCGATTTCAACACGGACCAAATCCGGAAACCAATCACTCATCGGCTAGTTCAACTTAATCATCAAGTCACCTGTTTCGACCTGACTGCCAGGCTTGACCAAAACCTGCTCGACCGTACCCTCGACTTCCGCGTAGATGGTTGTCTCCATCTTCATCGCTTCTAACGAAAGCAGCTTTTGCCCCTTGGCAACTTTTTCGCCAGGCTCGACGGCAATGGTTACGACCATACCTGGCATCGACGAGCCGATTTGTTTTGGATCGTCGGCATCCGCTTTTTGCCGCTTAGGAACATCCGACTCCAACGATTGGTCAATCACACTCACTTCGCGGGGCTGACCGTTCAACTCGAAGAAGACGACACGCGAACCGTCGGGGTGCGGATCGCTGATAGTGAGGAACTTCACGATCAGCGTCTTGCCCACTTCGATATCCACTGCCAGTTCTTCTCCTGGTTCCTGACCGTAGAAGAAGACCGGCGTCGGCAGACCGCTGACATCACCATAATTCAACTCGTGCTTGGCAAAGTCTTCATAGACTTTGGGATACAGCAGATACGATACGACCTCGTTGCGTTTCGGCTTACGGCCCAAGAATTTCTCGACCTTGGCTTCCGCAGCGACAAAATCGGCGGGCTCGAAGCTTTCGCCAGGACGTGTCGTGAGGATGGGTTCGTCTCGCATCACGCGTTTTTGCAAGGCTTCCGGGAAACCACCTGGCGGCTGGCCCATGCGTCCGCCGAGCAAGTCCTTGACCGAAGCAGGAAACGCGAGTTCCCGCTCTGGGTTCAACACATCCGCAGGGGTCAAATCGTTGGCGACCATGAATAACGCCATGTCACCGACGGCCTTCGAAGTGGGAGTCACCTTGACGATGTCCCCTAACATCTCGTTGACCTGGGCGTAGATTTCGCAAATCTGAGACCATTGATCGGAAAGCCCCAACGCGTGTGCTTGTTGGAACAAATTGGTGTACTGCCCGCCTGGCATTTCGTGGCGATACAAGTCCGCCGTCGCCGGCAACACCGTACTTTCAAACGGCGTGTAGAACTCTCGCACCGATCGCCAATATTCAGCAATTTCATCAATTGCTTTGGTTTGAAGCTGGCTTTCCTGCGGTGTGCCACGCAGCATTTCCACCACCGTGTTCAAGTTGGGTTGCGAGGTTCCGCCAGAGAGTGGCGCCATGGCGGCGTCGGCGATATCGAGCCCAACTTGAGCACCTTCCAAAATGGAAGCGGCCTGAATCCCGGCGGTATCGTGCGTGTGAAAATGAATCGGCAAGCCAATTTCTTCTCGCAAGGTCTTGATCAACTTGCGAGCTGCGGTTGGCTTGCAGAGACCGGCCATATCTTTAATGGCGAGGAAGTGGGCCCCCATCGATTCCAACTGCTTTGCCAAATCGACGTAATACTTCAGATTGTACTTGTCTCGCTTCGGGTTGCTGATATCGCCGGTGTAGCAAATCGAAGCTTCGCAAATTCCTCCCGCCGCAATCACGGCCTCCATGGCAACCTTCATGTTCGGCACCCAGTTCAGGGCATCGAACACGCGAAAGATATCCATTCCGGCCTGAGCGGCTTCTTCCACGAAAGCAACAACGACGTTGTCCGGGTAGTTGGTATAGCCGACCGCGTTCGATGCCCGTAGTAACATTTGGAACAAGATGTTTGGCACACGCTCGCGCATGTCAGCAAGTCGCTGCCAGGGCGATTCCTTGAGGAAACGCATCGTCGTATCGAACGTTGCCCCGCCCCACATTTCCAACGAGAACATCTCTGGGCAATTGCGGGCGTAAGCTTCTGAAATGTTCAACAAGTCTTTCGTGCGTACACGCGTTGCCAGCAAACTTTGATGGGCGTCGCGAAAGGTGGTATCGGTGAACAGCAGTTGCTTCTGATCGCGAACCCACTGGGCAAACTTCTCGACACCTAGTTCCTTGAAGCGGTCGCGCGATCCTTGAGGGTTTGATTGGTCGGCCACAAGTGCCGGTGTGGGGGCAGGATCTCGTCGCTTGGAGATCACGCGATCTTTGACCAGCGGATTACCATTCACCGCGACATCCCCCAGGAACTTAAGCAATTTGGTCGCTCGGTCGCGCCGCGGGGTAAACTCTAGCAGTTCTGGCGTCTGATCGATGAAACGCGTGGTGCATGTCCCTTCGATGAACTTAGGGTGATTCATCAAGCGGATCAGAAAAGGAATATTCGTCTTCACGCCACGCACGCGGAACTCTTGCAGCACACGGTTCATGCGGCGGGTGGCATCGACAAAACGGCGTCCTCTGGCGGTCACTTTCACCAACAGCGAATCGTAATACGGATGGACGACCGCACCACTAAACGCGCTTCCAGCATCCAAACGGACCCCCATGCCAGCTCCGCTACGATAGTGCGAAACACGACCATAGTCGGGCAAAAACTTGTTCGTAGGGTCTTCCGTTGTGACACGGCATTGCAAAGCAAAACCAAACGGCACGACCGATTCCTGCGTCGGAATGCCGATCTCCGGATGATCGAGCGAATCTCCTTGGGCAACCAGAATCTGAGCTTTTACCAGATCGATCCCGGTGATTTCTTCGGTTACGGTATGTTCGACTTGGATGCGTGGATTCACTTCAATGAAGTAATACTCGCCCGTTTCAGCATCGACGAGAAACTCGACCGTACCGGCAGCGTAGTATCCAACGGCTTTGCCAATGGCGACGGCCGCATCGCACAATCCTTGCCGGATTTTGGGATCGAGACTAGGTGCTGGCGCGATCTCAACCACTTTCTGATGACGGCGCTGCACGCTGCAATCGCGTTCAAAGAGGTGAACCAGATTTCCTTGGCGATCCCCCAGCAATTGCACTTCAATATGGCGTGCTTGCTGAATGAACTTCTCGATAAAGATATCGGGGCTACCAAAAGCATTGAGCGATTCGCGTTGGGCTTCGTTAAACGCCGACTCGAACTCCTCGGCGGTTCGTACGACACGCATGCCGCGGCCCCCGCCTCCTTTGGCTGCTTTTAAGATAATGGGAAAGCCCATTTCTTTGGCCACCTTCAGGCCAGCCTGAGCGTTTTCGATCGCGGCATCGCTACCTCCTAAGATGGAGACACCTGCCTGCTTGGCAACGCTGCGTGCGGCCGTTTTGTCGCCGAGCATTTCCAAACATTTTTTCGAGGGGCCGACAAAGACGATGCCATTCTTATCGCAGGCATCGGCCAAGTCCGGATTCTCGGACATAAACCCATAGCCAGGGTGAATCGCATCGATGTTGTGTTCTTTACAAAGCCGAATTACGCCGGGAATATCGAGATAAGCCCGTACCGGCTCGCCCGGCTGGCCAATGAGGTAGGCTTCGTCCGCTTTGAAACGGTGCAGCGCAAAACGATCCTCGTACGAATACATTCCAACCGTTCGAATCCCCAGTTCGTGGGCGCTGCGAAAAATTCGGATGGCGATTTCACTACGGTTGGTTACGAGAAGCTTGCTGATTTTTTTCATGGTTGGCCGTCGTGTCCACTACGAATCCCCAAGACTCGGGGAAACGATTAGAGAATCATGATATGAGGTGAGGCGAACCAGTATACCAGAATCGGGGGCCCCGAATCGAGCGTAGGTAGCTGCCGATGCCGGCCTGAACGGGGAACATTTGGACCGATTAAACGAGTTGATCCAGTTGTTTCCTTCCCTCAGATTCGTCCGAACGGCTGTCTGCGCAAAAAAGAACGGGCACCTGGCCCGTTCGAAAGTGAATTTAGATTTTCCGCGTTTGGTCACCGGCTAGATACGAAAGCTGCTCCCGGCCGGCTCAGCCGATTCTTCGTCGTTGTCGGTCACATCGCTCAGCT is a genomic window containing:
- a CDS encoding OprO/OprP family phosphate-selective porin, translated to MKTSWTCRALGIFLGALAPAISYSQEPFYNAPNVGYGQPTYEYPAAPSQATPSYFAEDDVPRHLPSVHEPEDTVSAASYYNLLERVEALEADKAEEACKEVEILSKPTQKWSGRVHFDYWHFPKESALPNYLDTGNAAESPPDFIGFRRLRYGVAGDVNETMNYKIEMEFASPDSLAFKDAYLGWTELPWLHTVLLGNQKRPYGLDHLNSSRYNVFMERPFVIEAFNQDARRIGLQSYGLSDNEAWNWRFGTFAMQDLSKPGHQYSDNYQSEVAGRLANTIWYDETSGGRGYAHWAVAGSAAFPSGGGADRFRTRPEARTDGKWFDTGVLGAANYQLLGLEGVLNVGSFSVVGEYQTVHANRTAAPNTNFGGGYVYAAYWLTGEYTPWDRTSGTLGRTKPLENFWIVNRCDGCRSYGWGAWQIAARYSYCDFTDQDVFGGVGESATLGVNWWWNPHARMQFNYINGRISDRVVAGAPSTAGWYDALGLRFMVDF
- a CDS encoding biotin--[acetyl-CoA-carboxylase] ligase; translation: MSDWFPDLVRVEIERVANFACVKVFAELPSTSDYALEHIEAYQDRMPALFVARQQTKGRGRGARSWFAGDGALTFSALLSQANTPIEPHAWPRSSLIAGVAMCQTLEQYADTELLKVKWPNDVYLAGRKVCGILVEKRELANPVMCLGVGVNVNNSLENAPPDVQQKAIALTDITHQRHFLPEILLEFLLRYQKLSEANASSLESLLAYWREHCLLTGRQIETMQGTQQLTGECHGIDVNGSLLVQTSAGQRQIVSGEIIRW
- a CDS encoding SulP family inorganic anion transporter gives rise to the protein MKTHEKSNGTASNYFPGVFRKDFIASIVVFLVALPLCIGIAVAVGVNPARALITGIIGGLVVGFISGSPLQVSGPAAGLFVIVADILAQQKAKFLGFYSGPEAGAEAAALTYALAALGFAVLLAGVIQIIAGRLMIGRWFQAVSPAVINGMLAGIGVLIMVSQFHVMLDHEALWHGHKAHGGLEYMATIPEAIWKCFTPEEAGHVHHLAAAIGIVTIATMLVWQSLAPKKLQLVPAALLGIVMATIVALVWNFPLKQLSVPQNLLDEVSFLNSTPEWMAILTDRSLYVAAIVIALVASAETLLCATAIDKMKQGHKTNHDKELTAQGIGNVLCGLVGALPMTGVIVRSAANVNAGGQTRGATILHGAWLLLFIVLLPSVLTMVPKAALGALLVYTGFKLLNIKQIKELYQTSWSEFAIYATTITLIVSFDLLIGVVAGIVLSAIKLLVTFTRFEADLLVNEEEKTALLRLNGAATFLRLPILTARLEEIPEDADLHVDLTNLSYVDHACFETLIDWAKQHEKSGGQLTIDWSQLHGKFQKEVDIRSLEPIPASHTLKRVKSAKVGAVETSATMS
- a CDS encoding TrmH family RNA methyltransferase — encoded protein: MSENIIQIESPEDPQLLRYKREFERKSHTRDGYFVAESQFLVQRLLESDFLIESLLVDGIEKIPSLPPHRLGTFPIYVLSRSDIKQLVGYNFHRGIMACGQRPPRPSIDGVLPTDRANQLTVLAASKIGDFENLGSIIRTACAFGADAILLDEGCADPFSRRSLRVSTGHAFKIPIVESTDFGADLAKLQSLGFESFATVLSTTATPLAEVTRAPRSVLLMGNEGYGLEENTLAHCNHQITLPMRRGSDSLNVAMATGIFLYHFCYLQGCVTSG
- a CDS encoding pyruvate carboxylase; translated protein: MKKISKLLVTNRSEIAIRIFRSAHELGIRTVGMYSYEDRFALHRFKADEAYLIGQPGEPVRAYLDIPGVIRLCKEHNIDAIHPGYGFMSENPDLADACDKNGIVFVGPSKKCLEMLGDKTAARSVAKQAGVSILGGSDAAIENAQAGLKVAKEMGFPIILKAAKGGGGRGMRVVRTAEEFESAFNEAQRESLNAFGSPDIFIEKFIQQARHIEVQLLGDRQGNLVHLFERDCSVQRRHQKVVEIAPAPSLDPKIRQGLCDAAVAIGKAVGYYAAGTVEFLVDAETGEYYFIEVNPRIQVEHTVTEEITGIDLVKAQILVAQGDSLDHPEIGIPTQESVVPFGFALQCRVTTEDPTNKFLPDYGRVSHYRSGAGMGVRLDAGSAFSGAVVHPYYDSLLVKVTARGRRFVDATRRMNRVLQEFRVRGVKTNIPFLIRLMNHPKFIEGTCTTRFIDQTPELLEFTPRRDRATKLLKFLGDVAVNGNPLVKDRVISKRRDPAPTPALVADQSNPQGSRDRFKELGVEKFAQWVRDQKQLLFTDTTFRDAHQSLLATRVRTKDLLNISEAYARNCPEMFSLEMWGGATFDTTMRFLKESPWQRLADMRERVPNILFQMLLRASNAVGYTNYPDNVVVAFVEEAAQAGMDIFRVFDALNWVPNMKVAMEAVIAAGGICEASICYTGDISNPKRDKYNLKYYVDLAKQLESMGAHFLAIKDMAGLCKPTAARKLIKTLREEIGLPIHFHTHDTAGIQAASILEGAQVGLDIADAAMAPLSGGTSQPNLNTVVEMLRGTPQESQLQTKAIDEIAEYWRSVREFYTPFESTVLPATADLYRHEMPGGQYTNLFQQAHALGLSDQWSQICEIYAQVNEMLGDIVKVTPTSKAVGDMALFMVANDLTPADVLNPERELAFPASVKDLLGGRMGQPPGGFPEALQKRVMRDEPILTTRPGESFEPADFVAAEAKVEKFLGRKPKRNEVVSYLLYPKVYEDFAKHELNYGDVSGLPTPVFFYGQEPGEELAVDIEVGKTLIVKFLTISDPHPDGSRVVFFELNGQPREVSVIDQSLESDVPKRQKADADDPKQIGSSMPGMVVTIAVEPGEKVAKGQKLLSLEAMKMETTIYAEVEGTVEQVLVKPGSQVETGDLMIKLN